In Caretta caretta isolate rCarCar2 chromosome 15, rCarCar1.hap1, whole genome shotgun sequence, the genomic stretch CTGGTTTCATTCCTAAGGAGAACACCAGCTTTTACATGAACAGGTCCAAAAATAGTGTTCCGATGGTTTTCCTCTAAATCCTAGATCAAGAGATTCTGGCATTGCCATCTGTCTTTATTTTATCTAGCCACTTTATCTTAAAACTAGATTGAATGGTTCAACCCTTATTGATCCTAAAATAAAGCCTAGTACCTCTGGAACAGAAATGGCAGAGTAGCTGTATACTTTGTGGTGGGGAAAGTCCCCTGAGTCCCCTGCCTTAAATGATCTAGACTGTTTCAAAGGTGAGCTGAAAGGATAAGTCTGCAAAAATTCAGCTGTACTTGCTGTATATGAAAAATTCTGCATCTGTTCACAGGCAGTTAAATGATATGTGCAACTGGATTTTGTTGTTTATACCCAGTTTGCCTCCCCTTGGAAAATTTGGCTTAATAATGTGTTTAGTATGAGGTGAAGCCAAAGTTGGAAGACTTATACATCAGTATAAAGTGTCTTCAGTTCTCCTCTAAGCAGTATAGAATGACAGTACTTTGAGTGCAGGTAGTGTTCCATCTGGGTCTGAGAATTCAAAGGGATATGTTGATTTAGGGAAAGAAAACTAATTATTGCTATTTGATTTACCTTGACTGTTGTTTGTTGTAACACAAAGGCCAGTTTTTTGCACTGGGATTATGTGGTTCTGATCTACAAATCCAGATATTTCTCTCTAAGAGGTACCTTAAGGGGGGATGAACTGGGAGCAGGTGAGATGCGATTCAGGTTGGGATGGAAGAATCTGCCTTGAAAATGCAGTACTAGGTGTAAAAGATGTGGTGTTTGTTTGATTGATCCAGCATGACAAATATACAATACAAGAGGGAATTTGGTTTCTGGACATGAGAAGCCTAGGTCAGAAATTGGTATCTTCTAAGCTTTATTTCTTTGACATTTATTTAATACTGAATACAAACGTCTTTTTTTCCTCATAGTTTTATCACCTGTTAAACTAGAGTATTCACTTTTTGCCAGAGAGAAGAATCCTCTGAAGACATACAGTTTCTCATGTTCAGagccaaataaaataaacttctTATATGAAGGAGTTTTATTATGATTAGCTGACACATTATGTACCAGTTTCTTAATCCTGTAACAACAGAATCATTGAACAGATTCATCTGAACCAAATCTTAAAATCAAAAATCTCCAAATTGTTTTGTGATTGTTAAAGTGAAAATAAAGGAAACCGTGAGACAAAATTTGTGGCTTGGCAGTAATTTtaaattctgaaattaaaaatgagTAGTTCATATAGCACGTTACATGGATATCTAAAATGAGGTTATGGATTTGTTTGCTGCCTTACATCCAGTGGCTTACAGATACATTGTGCAAGATCTCATGGAAACAGATCTTTACAAGCTCTTAAAGACTCAACACCTCAGCAACGACCACATTTGTTATTTCCTTTACCAGATCCTGAGAGGGTTAAAATATATTCATTCAGCCAATGTGCTGCATCGTGACCTCAAACCCTCCAACTTGCTGCTTAACACCACTTGTGATCTCAAGGTTAGTTGGAACCTTCTTGCAAATTAGTCATTTTTCAGCCAAATTAAACTCCCTTGTACAATGACTTAATACAGTCATTCTCATCCAGGGGTCTGAGTCCCCCTGGGGCACCATGAGCAGATTTCAGAGGGTCTGCCAACACGTTCAGCGCGAGACTCTTtagggcccaggacagaaagctgaagtcctCCTGCGCAGGACTgcaccctggggctgaagcagaagcttCAGCAACTTAGCTTAGTGGTGCTctttgtggtgtggggccccaggcagttgccctgcttgttactccctaatgctggccctggcttctatatgcagaaaaaaaattgtgacaCAGCTGGGTTgtgaagtttttatagcatgttgtgggggcctcagaaagaaaaagattgagaacccctgactttACTACTTGCTGTAGTCATGAAACTTTTGTGGTGAATAATGTGAGCTTTTCTTGATAACattgctaaaccagcttttgttAAAGACCAGTCTTTGTAAACTAGTGCAAGACTTGGTTTCTGCGTAAAAGATTGTAACTTTCTCACCTGTGAATCGACTATCCTTTCCATAAACACATTCATTTTACTTTCAAGTAACCCCTATTAATTAGTGTAATCTTAAATGTGTCCTGTAGTATACAGACAGAGATGCGCTGATTTGTTTTTTCTCACCTCCCCTTAAAATTATCAAATGAAAACTGTGACAGCCACTTTCAAAGCATAGGATAATATAGAACCACAAGTAATAACTATATATTTAAGGCCAAAAAACTGTTGCCACCTTGAGGCAGATTTTTGACTCTCCCACTAACTTCCTAAGGAAGTCTTTTTTTGGCACCTGAAACTCTCATGAGTAGTCTATGCCTAGAAAATAACTTCTCGGAAagagtttaatttaaaatgcCCTTTCCATCAAGAATTATGAGAGTATAGAAAAAATTAAGCCTCTCTTTTGATGTTAAACTGTCGGTCTAATGTTACAAGCTCTGCTCCACCTAATTAagctttcttttgaaaatgtctctAGCTGTCTTATAAAGGCAGTCTTCAAAATATAAGCCCAATAACTAGGCTTGTAACTTTGTCACAACTAGTTTTAGGAAAAATCATTCTGCCATTCAGCTGTGTACTTGCTCATCCCAAACACTGGTTACTGGAGTGCTTACCTTGAGTTCTTGCTTTTGTTGGCCTGCCCCTCCCAGTCCCATAATGCATGGGAGGAAAGTGATACTGGAATATTGGTCCTATGCCCGTGTCTTCTGACCCCCTGCTCTGGGGTTTCAGCAGCCCTTGGAGGCACCTTCTCCTTTAAGGAAGGAAACAGGCATTGGTAAAAATCTTCAGTCTCTTATAAGGTAGAGGTTGGCAGCAGTAGAAGAGTCCGTGTGTATGCGTATATCCTCAAGGGATAACAGGTGCCATTTTGACCCTAGAAAGAAagtcacagaaaagaaaatcGAGAGGCATGAGCCAAGAGAAATACATGGAATGTGACTTTTGTGAGCACTAATCCTATTTATTCCCAGTGGTACTTCAGGCACTACAGGACTATTTAACTGTTATGTGCTTTCCAAACACCGAAGACAGTCCAGCTCCAAAGAGCATGCTTCTGAACTAGAAGGGTGCTTTGATGTTTACAGTTACTATGTATATGGTTGAACAACAGGGCCATGAAAGAAAACAACTATTTGGCAGCAGACTAGCATGATCATGGGCATGACTGTTGGACGGTTTGACCCTTGGCCTATTTGTGTCTTTATATCtaaacatctgtaaaatgatggaTTTAAATCATGGATAAAATGAAAtagaataattttatattttaaaaaatcaaacttttttagAGGAACAGTTCCCTCTAGGGTGGAGGGTATAAGACATATAAGGTATCCCCTTTGGAGATAGCAGTGTTTGGATATTTTTGAATAGCgaaaggagggagagacatcTTTAGTAGCTTCTCTCGGGAACTGGGGTTCTAACAATGTGAAATGAAGCTTTTAGAGCAGTTACCATTTCTTCAGGTTATGCTAGCAAAGTAACTTCATTGAGCCCTTAAATATGGTTTAACTCATGCCATTGAACTTAACTGCGGCTTTTTTCTCTTGGAGACAATCCTATTTATTTATACTGTTTGCTCAAGCATCTTACCAAAGGCTCTCTAATCGATGAAAGTGAGACTTTCAATTGCTGCAACCATTCTTTTTTCCTATCAACTTTTTTACTTGAAAAACTCCTTTCTGTTTTTACTGCTGAGAACTTAGGATCTGTATTGTGGTGCCACAGTGcgtaatttaatttgttttttgtaaCTGACCATATGTGATTCTCCTGACATACTTTACTATTTACTTCCAAATGTCACCAGCCTATTACAAACATTTGATATAATCCTAAAAGGAGAATTTTGTAGGTGAATACATttagaattacattttaaaaaatctaaattgTCAAGAATCTGCCTCCATCAGAAAATGGAAAAGCAGAATAAAGGATAGAAGAAATACTCTTAGGATTATTGTTGACACTTTGCATCTGGTGAGGGAGATGTTTCTCCTTGATGAGGCCTCCTGAGTTTCTACATGATACTACATAATCTATTTTTGACTACAAGATATGAAGTAAGGAATTGCCATTTCCTTTTCTTGAATTCACAATTAAGTATACAGCATGATTATCCCTTTATAACAATTCTAGGGAAAAATCCCACTTCATTGTCTATATTTATCTTTATTTCATTATCCTACACGTTCTGTATCTTGGTAGTTTATCTGGGAGGAAATATTCTACCCATAGCCATAGTGGTTTTCTGATGGAGAGAAAGTTCCTCTGTGATAAACTTCTTGTGTAGACTGTTCCATTTTGTAAACTGTTCCTCATGAAGGAGAAGTGAAAGCTTACTCATGTGGCTGAATCTCAAGTCACTCAATGAGCCAGCCACTTGCCCAGTGAGATAATAGACATTAGCAGTTGGCCAGTTTCCCAGAGAACTGTCTGTCTctaaattttccattttcttccatattctcttacaaaaacaaaaagtggccctttcacttttttttcttctcctcccctgACTTGGAAAAGGGAAGAAGTCTGTAGCAAGCACCATCCTTTTCAAAATGTGCCTGGAATGACCTCCCCCATTCCTAAGGCTTGCCAGTCCCTCCATCAGCTAGAGCTCAACTTTCTACAGTGTCTTCACCAGAGGATAGACAAAAGCGATCTCCCGCTTTCTGCTGAATTTGCCAGTCTGGATAAGAATTGCTTCCCATTGTTGTGATCTAGGTGTGTCCAATACTTAATATGTCTTGAAAGAGgtaccagggctcaagcaatctttttttttcatcactgatgtggcaagcccaaAGGTGCCGAGGCTGTGAAatgccaagcctagaggtacTGGGGcttagccctggcacaaattaagcactgggtgtGTCTGCCCAAAGGGTTGATCATCTTTTTACAGCTTTTCTCTTCCTCAGCAGTCTACATTCTCCCCAGTCTACCGCTATCTCATGGCTCAGTAGTATCCCTCTGTTGCATTGACTGCATTGTGGTGGCAGTAGTTTCTTAAAAGAGAAGTACTGAACTGTGCAGGGGAAGTAGTAGCAGTGTGCAGTAGATAGATCATAGAAAACCATTAATGAGCAGGAAGTGGTTCTGCTGATATCCAACTATTCTCTCTCTTCCAACCCAGCTACAAGATAAGAATAGGCCTGCACCTAAAATTCAGGAATTAGTCAATTTCTGTTCTATTTATGGCTTTTCTACAGACTTGTTGTGTGACTTGAGCAAGTAGTATTGAACATCTGTGCCTTGATTTCCTCATCTTCAAAATGGGGATACTTGCCTATCTCATACAAAAGTTATGAAGCTTAACTCAatttttataaagcactttgaaatcttttAATGACCGGGCAGCATGTGAATgcaaaatattcataatttctttGTTTAGATTAgttaaattatgtttttaatctaTATATTTTTCTAGATATGGAGAAAACAAATTTACATGTTAAATTTACCCTATCATTGCATGGCTTACAGCTTTACAATGGCTTGAGGGAAGATAGTTTGGGTAGTAACCAAGGTGAATTATAACACTAAAATTTGTATTTCtaatactgtttttttaaatttaaaaccagATTTGCGACTTTGGACTGGCTCGTGTCGCAGATCCAGATCATGATCACACAGGGTTCCTGACAGAATATGTAGCCACGCGTTGGTACAGAGCACCTGAAATTATGTTGAATTCTAAGGTAAGGACTGTAGATGGACCAACAAGAAAAGTATGCTACAAGATAGCCTagatttgtattacagtagagtTCCCTTTAAATCATATCGTTCATGTCATTGCTGGCTACTGAGCAACTTAAATAGTGGTTAAGATGTCTTCACCAAAAAGACTGCCAGAACCAATAGAAGATTTTAAATGTAAGGGGTTTGACTTGGTTGTTTGTGCAGGCTAGTAAACGCCTGCATGAATGTATACAGTACTGCTTTATATATGAAGTGCTTATATTCTATGTAGTTCAGTACACATTTTTTCTAGTTTTCCAAGAGAGGAGAATAGAGTTTGTTAGAATTTTGGTATATCAGCAGCAAGGCCGTAGGACTTcagttcctttttgttttaagtttgaAAACCAAATATTTCAAATGATCACTTGCTCCTTTTACCCTTTTTACTGCTAGTCGAGGTTTCGCAGAATTGTGTTAGCATGTGTCAGAGAGAACTTCAATTTAATAACAAGAGGATTACCAGATTCCAATTTAAATATGCATATAGCACTTTTTCTTGGACATATTACATTCCTCATGGAATTTAATTGCTTAGCACATTAGTTACTTTACTCTGTAGACAGAACCATGTTAAGTGTAACCAGGCTTTGATATGTTTATCTGACACGGTTACAGCTAACATGATTCAATATGTCTGTGCAGGAGGACTTTTCCTGGCACAACTATGTATCAACCATGGTGTACTGCCCACACCTCCTATGCTGCACAGCCATGTTTGTAACAGTGCAATCTGGGTAAGTCTGGGCTACCTCTTGTCCCATCTGCTTGTGCCAGAGGCAGAGGGTTGTAGGTGGTCTTTCACATTTTTGTGGTGTCTTCCTAAGCAGACACCTGAGAGTTAGCTCTAACTAACCTGGTTAGGTCCTATATACACAGCAGAAGAAACATAACGGAAGCTTTCTAGAGCCTGGAAATCTGTCAAGATCACTAGCAAAGTAAACACATGGTACACTTCCCTCGTGGCTCACAGCAGAAGTGAAGTAGCGATGTGTGAGTGGAACCAGTTCAGTGCCCTTCCCCCATGAGCTGAGGAGACCATGTCCCATATTATCTCTCCTGCACCAGTCCGAGCAGCCATCAAGGGCTGGTATTTCAAAACCCAAAATTCTCCAAGTGGCTCATAGAAGCAGGTAGTTCAACTGTAGCACAGCTTCAGAACAGCTGGATCCTTGCCGCTCACCCTGCTGAtatcagcacctcacaggacacTTCAAGGCACAATAGCTGTCTGATTATCTGTTGCCATATCCTCCCAATTTCCTCTTGCCTCTCACACCTCACCCTCCTAAAAGCCtgctaattaatttttaaatggtgtAAGACATCTCACATGATTTCTTTACAAAATTCTATATACCCAAAACATTTATacatgtttgtgtgtatatatgtaaatatactaTGGCGCTTATCCAGATATACGCTCTAAAGTAACCAGGTAAACTTATTTTTGTAACTTTTGtccttccttattctttttaccAACTCACATCCCAAAGGCTTGTTACTCTGAGTATTTTGTGGCCTAATACTTTGATTGTAGAAGCTTGGGGAAAGGAccgtgtgtgtgtatttgaagTATGCAACATGCTTCTGGGCACTGTGGTTCTTACATTTCGATACGTAGTGGTGTAAGTTACTTACAATTTTGGTAGAATCAAACTTGGTATGATCTACTGATACAAGGTGTTCTATGACAGCTAAACATTATTAAAATTTATTATGTAGACAGGCCCTGAAATCAGAGAATTCACAAAAATACACTCACAGTTCTCAAACTGAATTGGCAACAGCTACAACTAAATTTAAAGAGAGAATCTCTTTGGATTAAGaaatattgtgcatttcttctcCAAGTAAAGCATTACTTTCACTCATATTTTTGACACACATTGCTTGATTATTCCTCGCTGTGCAAGAATAATTATATAACAGTATGATGTCTTAAGCATGACTCATCTAAATCACTAAATTACACTGGTGCCCTATCTTTCAAAACCACAGTACTTTAGCACATATAACCTGTTACTGTGTTAATTATACAATGAAATATAAAAAGGgcttcttttctcctccccctcagGGTTATACCAAGTCTATTGATATCTGGTCTGTAGGATGTATTCTGGCAGAGATGCTCTCCAACAGACCCATCTTTCCAGGAAAACATTACCTTGATCAGCTGAACCATATCCTTGGTAAGCTTTTTATAAAAAGTAGTTTCTGTTTCCACAGTTGTCTCTTACCTCATTGGTGGATCCCTACCAACAATACCAGGCTTGGCCACCCATTTATCCACCTTTCCAACAGCTGTCTCCATGCTTTCTTCCACTGTATTATATGTATGGAATACTCTTCCTGAAGTGTTCTGCAAGACCACTACTCTCTCCATCAACATACTTCTGTTGTGATGCCTACTAGAAATGATCAACCTAGTTTGAAGGGCAGTTGAGGATAGCTAGATCTTACTTATATCGGAAAATACTTTTAACAGGTTTACAGACATAAAGTTCTGCATGTTATAAGCCTATGTAAATGTGGGATATTTTTATTGTTATCCttgttccctctctctcttccctcccattATTTGTTATAATCATGTTGGGTATCTAGGGTAATGGGCCTCTAGCCTGATTGAATCCTCTCAATGCTATCACATATAtaaattagtaataataattataaagaaGGGTTCATACAGTATCGCTCTACTAGTGAACAGTCCAAGCCACTTGTTTAAGTCAAATAACTTTTCTGGAGAATGAAGAGATGATCTCTTCTTTATTGTATTGATGATGATATTAAATTGAATATTACAAAATTGAGGTTCATTTTTAGTTCATTTGTTGAGAATCAAATGTAGCTCATTTCATATTTGATAGTACCTGTTTTTCTGTAAGCTGATCAAAAATCAGTTCTCCATCACAGACTGATACAAGTCTAATATAAAAATGTCTGTGGGTGATGATGAAACCTGGTCAGAATTGTTTGTGAAAGCTATTTATATCAAATTACTTCATCTatcactttttttaaataaatctgagCAGTAATATTAGAGTAAAAGCAGAAATCTTTTAGTCTTATCAAAAGCTTGTAATGTGGCTGTTTCAATGTACTTTCCATATGAATGAAATTCTTTTGCATTTTTTAGGTATACTTGGATCTCCTTCTCAAGAAGACTTGAATTGTATAATCAATTTAAAGGCCAGAAACTACTTGCTTTCTCTGCCACACAAAAATAAGGTACCATGGAACAGGCTGTTTCCAAATGCAGACCCCAAaggtattttatatttttgctcCGTTACACTTGTCTTGATTTTTAAAGATGGAAAGCAGCACAGAAA encodes the following:
- the MAPK1 gene encoding mitogen-activated protein kinase 1; protein product: MAAVPGAGAAAGSANAGGPEMVRGQVFDVGPRYVNLSYIGEGAYGMVCSAYDNINKVRVAIKKISPFEHQTYCQRTLREIKILLRFRHENIIGINDIIRAPTIEQMKDVYIVQDLMETDLYKLLKTQHLSNDHICYFLYQILRGLKYIHSANVLHRDLKPSNLLLNTTCDLKICDFGLARVADPDHDHTGFLTEYVATRWYRAPEIMLNSKGYTKSIDIWSVGCILAEMLSNRPIFPGKHYLDQLNHILGILGSPSQEDLNCIINLKARNYLLSLPHKNKVPWNRLFPNADPKALDLLDKMLTFNPHKRIEVEQALAHPYLEQYYDPSDEPVAEAPFKFDMELDDLPKEKLKELIFEETARFQPGYRS